From one Populus alba chromosome 17, ASM523922v2, whole genome shotgun sequence genomic stretch:
- the LOC118039390 gene encoding patatin-like protein 2, with product MANMQTPRSPFQPPTRGNQITVLSIDGGGIRGIIPGTILAFLESELQMLDGADARLADYFDVISGTSTGGLVTAMLAARNKKNRPLFAAKDINDFYLENCPKIFPQDSSKFASAANLVKTLRGPKYDGKFLHSIVKEKLGDTWLHQTLTNIVIPTFDIKRLQPTIFSTYNVKNNPSTDALLSDICIGTSAAPTYLPAHYFETKDASGKVRDFNLIDGGVAANNPTLVAISEVSKAINREGPDSYRMNPMEYGRFLVLSLGTGTAKSEEKYDAEEAAKWGLLGWLTSDHSTPLVDVFTQASADMVDFHISTVFQALNSEENYLRIQDDTLTGTLSSVDVATKENLENLVKVGEELLKKPVSRVNLATGVFEPVNKMTNEEALRKLAKLLSREKHLREAKSAVGN from the exons atggcTAACATGCAAACTCCAAGATCTCCCTTTCAACCTCCAACTCGTGGAAACCAGATCACTGTTCTTAGCATCGATGGAGGTGGAATAAGAGGCATTATACCAGGAACTATCCTTGCCTTTTTAGAGTCTGAGCTTCAG ATGCTGGATGGTGCAGATGCAAGGCTTGCGGATTACTTTGATGTGATTTCAGGGACTAGCACTGGCGGCCTCGTGACGGCTATGCTAGCTGCACGGAATAAGAAAAACCGCCCTTTGTTTGCTGCTAAAGACATCAATGACTTCTACCTTGAGAACTGCCCTAAAATATTTCCTCAAGACAG CTCTAAATTTGCCTCGGCTGCAAATCTGGTAAAGACTCTGAGAGGACCAAAGTATGATGGAAAATTCTTGCATAGTATTGTCAAGGAAAAGTTAGGAGATACATGGTTGCACCAGACATTGACAAATATTGTGATCCCTACTTTTGACATCAAGCGCCTCCAGCCAACTATCTTTTCTACCTATAATGTGAAGAATAACCCATCAACGGATGCCCTTTTGTCTGATATCTGCATTGGAACTTCAGCTGCCCCGACTTATCTCCCTGCCCATTATTTTGAAACCAAAGATGCATCGGGCAAAGTTAGAGATTTCAATCTTATTGATGGTGGTGTGGCAGCAAACAATCCA ACTTTAGTTGCCATCAGTGAAGTTTCAAAAGCAATCAATCGGGAGGGACCTGACTCCTACCGCATGAACCCGATGGAATATGGTCGATTTCTAGTCCTGTCCCTGGGCACTGGTACAGCAAAATCAGAAGAAAAGTATGATGCAGAAGAAGCAGCTAAATGGGGTCTCTTGGGATGGTTGACTAGTGATCATTCTACTCCATTAGTAGATGTTTTCACACAAGCTAGTGCTGACATGGTTGATTTTCATATTTCCACTGTTTTTCAAGCCCTTAACTCTGAGGAAAATTATCTTCGAATTCAG GATGACACATTGACCGGAACGCTTTCATCTGTGGATGTTGCCACGAAAGAGAACTTGGAGAATCTTGTGAAAGTGGGCGAGGAATTGTTGAAGAAGCCAGTTTCAAGGGTGAATTTGGCTACTGGAGTCTTTGAACCTGTCAATAAGATGACTAATGAAGAGGCTCTCAGAAA GTTGGCTAAATTACTCTCGAGGGAGAAGCATCTTCGTGAGGCTAAGTCAGCTGTTGGAAATTAA